CATTCTTTCCTTTCCTCCCTTTCCATTACAAAATATCTTTATGTAAAATTGCCTGATATTCTCTATGTCCGGATAGAATCCCTCTGCTAATGGCAGTAAAGACCCTATCGTTTTCCGTTTTTTCATCTCCAGTCCATATTACAACCCTCTCCAATATAAAACCGGGTAACAGTCCGTTTTTTTTACCAACAGACCGAAATGGAATCATCATTATACTTAATTCCTTTTCTTCAGTTCGGCTAGAATCATAGATTGATTCATCTAAAGAAGAGAGATTTCCCTCTGCAATATTTAGCATATGTATTAACTTTTTTTTCTGATATTCTGTCAACAGGGTTTCTATCACCGATAATTCAGTTATAATAACCGGCTTCCCATAAACTGGGTCGTATAAATTGTTGCCTGTATCAAGAAAGCCCTTAATGTGGATTTGCTTATCCCCATAATATAAATCAGTGGGGTAAATTTCTAAATTTCCGCTACGCAACTTCTTTATGGTATTTGTGAATATATATATT
The nucleotide sequence above comes from Anaerocolumna cellulosilytica. Encoded proteins:
- a CDS encoding sigma-E processing peptidase SpoIIGA; translated protein: MYLEIYIDVIFSINFLMDILLLLVVKKILKYPSSRIRLICSAAAGAAGACILAVFPYLYGWIQFLITYVVISYCMIVLAFGKQSGKARLKAILLLYFSVFFLGGVINSLYYNSRLGYYFKELISGNLFGDRNSVWFLAAFLTGIGAIYIFTNTIKKLRSGNLEIYPTDLYYGDKQIHIKGFLDTGNNLYDPVYGKPVIITELSVIETLLTEYQKKKLIHMLNIAEGNLSSLDESIYDSSRTEEKELSIMMIPFRSVGKKNGLLPGFILERVVIWTGDEKTENDRVFTAISRGILSGHREYQAILHKDIL